One stretch of Macrotis lagotis isolate mMagLag1 chromosome 7, bilby.v1.9.chrom.fasta, whole genome shotgun sequence DNA includes these proteins:
- the LOC141494537 gene encoding C-C chemokine receptor type 3-like produces the protein MTTYFLDSSEEATTFDYGSSTPCQKMTIKTLGAKFLPPLYSFVFIVGLLGNLMVVLILTKYKRFKSMTNIYLFNLSISDLLFLFTLPFWIHYARQSDWVFGHTMCKILSGLYYMGLYSEIFFIVLLTIDRYLAVVYAVFAMKARRATFGIITSIITWCLSVLAAVPEFIFYESQNDMDMHICTPHYPIHNVDTWKRFHALRMNILGLAIPLAIMIICYTGIIKKLLNCRNDKKYKAVRLIFVIMIVFFLFWTPYNLTLLLSIFQASIFEGDCEKSNQLDVALQVTEVIAYTHCCVNPVIYAFVGERFRKYFCHFVRRHIVIHLCNYIPFLPGEKLERVSSISPSTGVQELSAAF, from the coding sequence ATGACAACATATTTCCTGGACTCCAGTGAGGAAGCAACCACATTTGACTATGGGTCTTCAACGCCATGCCAAAAGATGACCATAAAGACTCTAGGAGCCAAGTTCCTGCCTCCTCTCTACTCCTTTGTGTTCATTGTGGGTCTACTGGGCAATCTCATGGTGGTGCTGATCCTTACCAAGTACAAGAGATTCAAGAGTATGACCAACATCTACCTCTTCAACTTGTCCATTTCAGATCTGCTTTTCCTGTTCACACTTCCCTTCTGGATTCACTATGCCAGGCAAAGTGATTGGGTTTTTGGGCACACCATGTGCAAGATCCTCTCTGGCCTTTATTATATGGGCTTATAcagtgaaatttttttcattgtcctGTTGACCATTGACAGGTATCTCGCTGTGGTCTATGCTGTGTTTGCCATGAAAGCCAGGAGAGCCACCTTTGGCATCATCACCAGCATTATCACATGGTGCTTATCAGTATTGGCAGCTGTTCCTGAGTTTATCTTTTATGAGTCCCAAAATGACATGGATATGCACATATGCACCCCTCACTATCCCATACACAATGTAGACACATGGAAGCGTTTCCATGCACTGAGAATGAACATCTTGGGACTTGCTATTCCATTGGCCATAATGATCATCTGCTACACAGGAATCATCAAAAAACTGCTCAACTGTCGGAATGACAAGAAATATAAGGCAGTTCGGCTCATCTTTGTCATCATGatagtgttctttcttttttggacaCCTTATAACCTCACCCttcttctctctatttttcaAGCATCTATTTTTGAGGGGGACTGTGAGAAGAGCAATCAACTGGACGTGGCATTGCAAGTGACTGAAGTGATAGCCTACACTCATTGTTGTGTCAACCCTGTGATCTATGCCTTTGTTGGTGAACGCTTTAGAAAATACTTCTGTCACTTTGTCCGCAGACATATTGTGATCCACCTGTGCAACTATATTCCATTCCTGCCTGGTGAGAAACTGGAGCGAGTCAGCTCTATTTCTCCATCTACAGGGGTGCAGGAGCTCTCTGCTGCATTTTAG